The nucleotide sequence CTCAAGCGCCGCCCATTGCCGTGACCCGCACCGACCGGAGCAGCACCTGGCCGTTGCCGTACATCGTCGACGGCAGCGGATCAGCACGCTCGCGGCAGTACCGCCGACCCACCGCCCCAGAGGAGTCCTCCATGAGCATCACCAGCCGCCCCGAGGCCCAGGTCGGTGGCGGGACCGTGCGTGGCCGCAGTGAGGACGGCCTCGTCGTTTTCCGCGGCATACCCTTCGCCCAGCCACCAGTCGGCGAACAGCGTTTCGCGGCGCCCCAGCCCGTGCTGCCGTGGGACGGGGTGCGTGAGGCCGCTGCCTACGGGCCCCCGCCGCCACAGTCCTCCGCATTCGGGCTCATCCCGCCCTGGGAGGGCGGCGAGGATCACGAGTGGCTGACGGTGAACGTATGGTCCCCCGCCTACGGCAGTGCACCCGCGGCGGCCCTGCCGGTCATGGTGTGGATCTACGGCGGTGCCTTCCTGGCCGGGCATGCGGGTCAGCCCGACTACGACGGGGCTACGCTGGCCGCGCAGGGCGTGGTCGTCGTGACACTGAACTACCGCTTGGGCATGGAGGGTTTCGCGCAGATCGAGGGTGCGTCGGCCAACCGGGGGCTGCTCGACCAGGTCGCCGCGCTGGAATGGGTGCGGGACAACATCGCCGCGTTCGGCGGCGACCCGGACCGGGTGGCCGTCTTCGGCGAGTCCGCCGGGGCCGCCTCGATCGCCGCGCTGCTGGCCATGCCCCGGGCCGCCGGACTGTTCCGGCGGGCGATCACGCAGAGCGCGTCGAGCACCTTCTTCTCCCCGGAACTGGCCGACGACATCGCCGTCGCGTGCGCCGCCGAACTCGGGCTGCGGCCGACACTGGCCGATCTCTCCTCCGTCGATCCGACCGCGCTGGCCGCGGCGGGCGACGCGGTGGCCGCGAAGATGGCCCAGTACGAGGACCGCTGGGGGCCGGTGGCGCACACCGTGACTCCCTTCTCTCCGGTCGTCGACGGGGAGATCCTGCCGACCGACCCGTGGCAGGCGATCGCCGCCGGCTCGGCGCGCGACATCGACCTGGTCGTCGGTCACAACCGCGAGGAGTACCGGCTGTTCATCGCCCAGGCCGGACAGCTCGGCCGGATCACCGACGAACAGGCGACGGCTGTCCTGCGGGGTCTTGCACCGCGACCCGAGGTGGAGGCGGCATACCGGGCCCGCGGCTACGCGGCCGGTGAGCTGTACGAGCGGATCTACTCCGACTGGCTGTTCGACATGCCCAGCCTGCACCTGGCCGAAGCGCACGCCACCGCCGGCGGCCGGTCCTACCTCTACCGGCTGAACTGGTCGGCCCCGGCCTTCGGCGGCGCGTTCGGAGCCTGCCACGCGCTGGACATCGGACTGGTTTTCGGCAACCTGAGCGCAGGACTGAGCACCCTCTTGATCGGTGAGCAGCCACCCGCCGACGCGGTGGCCCTTTCCCAGTGGATGCGCTCCGCGTGGACGGCCTTCGCCACCACCGGCACCCCCGGCTGGCCCGAGTACGACACCGAACAGCGCCTCACCCAGCTCATCGACACCGAAGGCCGCGTCACGCCCTACCCGGCCGAAACCACCCGCCGTATCTGGGCGGACCACACCTTCAACGCCCTTCCGCTACGCCCGGCCTGACCATCCGCCGACGCGAGAGCGAGGCCTGGCCGCCTCCACACAATGCCCCGGACATGAGGCAGTTCACATGACCGCGGCTCATCCTTGTCGCCCTGAATTCCCGGACCGATCGACGGTCCCCTTCTCCCTACGGAGCTCTCCGTGTTCATCGCCTATGTCGTCCTCGCTGTCGTGCTGTCCCTGCTGCTGGTCTTCTCCGCCGTTCCCGACTTCACCCGGGACCCGAAGATCACAGAGGGGCTCAAGGCACTCGGGGTGCCCGACAACTGGTTCCTGCCGCTCGGCCTGGTCAAGATCGCGGGCGCTCTGGGGCTGCTGGCCGGCATCGTCTTCCGACCGTTGGGCATCGCGGCGGCGATCGGTGTCGTCCTGTACTTCCTGGGCGCCGTGATCACGCACCTCCGTGGAGGCGACAAGAAGGGAAGCGCCACCCCGGCCGCCATCATGCTCTTTGCCGTGGCGCCGCTGGTACTGGGGTTCGCGACGGTCTGATCGTGCTCCACGCTCGCGACCGGACCGGACCGGACCGGACCGGACCGGACCGGACCAGACCAGACCGGACCAGACCAGACCGGCTCACGATCACACGGCGCAGCCACTGCCAGGCCCGCCATCCCGGCATCGAGAGACGCGCCAGCGGCCGGTCTGCCGGACAGCCTCGTCGGACCGCACCCCGAACACGGGAGGGCGGACTGCCCGGAAGCACCCCGCAGACGAAGCCCCATCAGATCGGCGACCTCGGCTAGAAAGTGATCTACATCACTATTGTTGGGCTCCGCGCTCCCATTTCCAGCGTCCGTTCTCATCGCCCATTCTCCCGACCGGGATCTCTTGCCCGGCCTGTATAGGCTCATGCAGAGTTCTCGGTGTCTGAATATTCGGTGTCTGGTCGGGGCTGGAGGCTGCGGGTGATGTCCTCTCGGATCGTGGGCGAGTCGAACGCCCCCGCCGTGGCCGTGGCGGCGGCTCCGGCCGGTCTCGTCGTCCTCGACGGGTACGCCGTCGGTGTCGCCGACGTCGTACGGCTCGCCGACGGAACCGCGCGGCCAGTGCCCGGCAGTGAGGCGATGCGGCGGGTCGAGGAGTCCTGGGACGCGGCCCGGCAGATCGCGGCGACCGGACGTGTGTACGGCCGCTCCACCGGTGTCGGCGCCAACCGCAGTGAGGACGTACCCACCGAAGCCGCCGCCGAGCACGGTCTGCGGCTGCTGCGCAGCCACGCCGGAGCCATCGGGGAGGAACTGCCCGCCCGCCAGGTACGGGCCATGCTCGCCGTACGCGCCAACCAACTGCTCGCCGGCGGCGCCGGACTCCGGCCGAGCGTGGTCACGGCGCTCTGCGAGGCGCTGGCGAGCGGGGCGTACCCCGTGGTGAACGAGTTCGGGTCGGTCGGCACGGGCGACATCGCGGCGCTGGCCCAGATGGGGCTGGCGTTGGCGGGCGAGCACCCGTGGCGGGGGCCGGGAGCGGGGACAGGGGCGGGGTCGGGGTCGGGAGACGAGGCCGGGGTGCGGGTCGAGTCCGGCCTCGGTGCTCCCGAGGCGCAGCCGCTCGACAACAACGACGCCCTCGCACTGATCAGCAGCAACGCGCTCACGCTCGGACAGGCCGCACTCGCGCTGCACGAGCTGCGGGGGCTGATCGCCGCCACCCAGGTCGTCGCCGCGCTGTCGCTGCTCGCCGTGGACGG is from Streptomyces sp. NBC_01314 and encodes:
- a CDS encoding carboxylesterase/lipase family protein, with translation MSITSRPEAQVGGGTVRGRSEDGLVVFRGIPFAQPPVGEQRFAAPQPVLPWDGVREAAAYGPPPPQSSAFGLIPPWEGGEDHEWLTVNVWSPAYGSAPAAALPVMVWIYGGAFLAGHAGQPDYDGATLAAQGVVVVTLNYRLGMEGFAQIEGASANRGLLDQVAALEWVRDNIAAFGGDPDRVAVFGESAGAASIAALLAMPRAAGLFRRAITQSASSTFFSPELADDIAVACAAELGLRPTLADLSSVDPTALAAAGDAVAAKMAQYEDRWGPVAHTVTPFSPVVDGEILPTDPWQAIAAGSARDIDLVVGHNREEYRLFIAQAGQLGRITDEQATAVLRGLAPRPEVEAAYRARGYAAGELYERIYSDWLFDMPSLHLAEAHATAGGRSYLYRLNWSAPAFGGAFGACHALDIGLVFGNLSAGLSTLLIGEQPPADAVALSQWMRSAWTAFATTGTPGWPEYDTEQRLTQLIDTEGRVTPYPAETTRRIWADHTFNALPLRPA
- a CDS encoding DoxX family protein; this encodes MFIAYVVLAVVLSLLLVFSAVPDFTRDPKITEGLKALGVPDNWFLPLGLVKIAGALGLLAGIVFRPLGIAAAIGVVLYFLGAVITHLRGGDKKGSATPAAIMLFAVAPLVLGFATV